In Rhodococcus pseudokoreensis, the DNA window CTAACCATCGGGCGCAAGTACGTGGTCCCCGTCGCCGGCCTTCTCAAGGCGCTCGGTATCGACGCCGACGACAAGATCCCGGCCGCGTGACCCGGGCGAACTGCCCGCGAAATGAAGAACCCCCGGCGTTGATCTTCGCGGTTGCACCCGAGAAGCCGCCGAGGGCCTGAATTCCAACCCCCGCCAAGGAGTAAAGAATTATGTACGGACAGTGTGCCACACACCCCCGACGAGTGCCGCATCTCGCCCTCGGCGGTGTGCGATGAACACCGAACTCACCGACGTCCTCGGCATCCAGCAAGAACCCCCGTATGGCGTCGTCTCCACCCAGATGGCGGACGGCACCACGGTGGCGGACATTGGGCAGCTCGCGGTCTTCGACGGCGTCGTCCACATCATTCCCCGGCATGACCTCACCGACCAGCAGGACATGTACCTCAGCGCCGCTGCGGAGGATGCGTTCTTTACCGACCCGACCTCCGAGGCCGGGTGGGTGCCAGTCGTTCACGACAACCAGGTCGGCTGGGCCACGAAAATCATCCTGTCCACCAATCTCAACAGAGCTGGCTCGTTGGGAGAGGCCGCGTAATGGCGTACCTCATCACCGATCTCGTCATCGACGACCTGCCCAGCGTCAAGTACAACGCTGAAACCAAGACTGTCCGGGTCACGTTCGGGCTTCAGGGGCACTTGTCCCTGTCGATCGCCGAAGCGGTCCACGTCGTCACGGAGTTGGCGGCTGCGCTTGGTGAAGCCGAATCTGCCGAGGAGGTTGTCCGCGATGAATGACCACATCGAAACCGGCGGCCACCAGGAACGCAAGGAGCAGGAACTGCTCGCTGAGCTACGCGAACTCGGCTACCGGCCCGCTGTCCGGTGCCTGTCATGCGGTCAGTGGCTCGTCGCCCACAAATCCATTCAGCGGCACCTTGGTCCGGTCTGCGCACGAAGAGCAAAGGACACTGCCGCGTGATCGCTTTCAACCGCGTCATCAACGCATTCGAGAACGCCGGCCTGACCGTTACCCATCGTGGGAGCGGTCGGGCCTCGGCCCAGGCGCCGGGTCATTCGCCGGCAGACCGGTCGGTGACGATAACGGAAACCGTAGGTCGGGTGCTTGTCCACCCGCACGCGGGGGAGACTCTCGACCAGGTGCTCGGTGCGGTCGGGTTGGCCATCACCGACTTGTTCGATGACCCGAAGGGCATCACCTACGAATACCCGGATGGGCGCAAGGTCTCCCGAACCCCTGCGAAGAAGTTTTCCCAGGCCGGGAACACCAAGGGCAACCAGATCTATCGAGCAGACAGGTTGGCCAACTCGACCACGGTCTACATGGTCGAAGGTGAGCAGGATGTGCACGCCCTCGAATCCGAAGGGGTCACCGCCACCTGCACCGCAATGGGCGCGGGGAAAGCGCACCTCGCCGATCTGACGCCGTTGTACGGCAAGACGGTGATCGTCGTGCAGGACAAGGACGAGCCGGGCCGCAAGCATGCCGCGCAGGTGGCGGAACTTCTCGATGGCAAAGCGACGGTTGTCATCGTGGAGGCGAAGGTCGGGAAGGACGCCGCCGACCACATCGCCGCCGGATTAGGTGTGGACGACTTTCAAATGGTCGAAACCCCCGCCGCAGAATCCGCAGAACTTCCCGGCCCGTACAACGCCGAGGCAGAAGCCGAGTTCGCTCGACCAAAGCTATGGCGCGCAACAGAGTTGGTGGCTGCACGACAGCCGCAATGGCTCGCCAAGGGGCGCATTCCCCGGTCTGCAATCACGTTGCTGGTCGGCGGTGAAGGTATCGGCAAATCGGCGGCCTGGGTTTGGGTTGCCTCCCCGGTCACCACCGGTCGGGCGGTCCCCGAGTTCGGCATCCCCGCACGCGATCCCGAGGACGTCATCGTCATCGTCACCGAGGACGACTGGGCATCAACTGTGCGACCTCGCCTCGAAGTGGCCGGCGCAGACCTCGACCGCATCCACGTGATCTGTGCAGAACAGGACGGGTCAGGGGCTCCGACCTTCCCTGCCGACATCCACCTCATCACCAACAGTCACGTCCGGCCCGGTCTCGTGGTGGTCGACGCCTGGCTCGATACCGTTCCAGGTGGGCTGTCCGTGAAGGATCCACAGCAGGCGCGGCGGGCACTGCATCCGTGGCGGGAAGCTGCCACCCAGACCGGGGCCGCGGTAATGCTCCTGACGCACACGAACCGCATCTCCACGGGCAATGCACGAGACATGTACGGGGCCAGCGGAGAACTCCGCAAGAAGGCGCGTATGTCGCTCTTCGCCCAGGCAGACCCCGAACATGAGGGCTGTGTGCTCATCGGCCCAGAGAAGTCAAACCTGGTGGGTAAGGTCCCCGCCTCACGGTTCCGCATGGACAGCGTGCAGCACTTCGCACCCACCGAGGACGACGACGGCACCGTTCCCAAGTTGGTTCTCATCGGGGAATCCGAGCAGACCATGCGGGAACACATCGCGGACCAGTACGACGACGAACGCGGGGATGGCAAGGAGGACCGGAACGGCATCGAAGAATGGTTGATGTCGTTCCTGAACATGGGTTCCCAGAAGGCGAATGACGTCTACTCCGCAGCCGACGCGAACGGTTACTCGAAGGATCAGGCGAAGCGTGCCAAGAAGAAGCTGGGCATCAAAGCCAGTCGGCCCGGGGGTGAGGGGCCGTGGTTCTGGTCGTTGCCGAACCTAGAGAGCATCGACCCCCAACTAGGGAGCACACCCACCCCTGTATCTGAATCTGCGCTCCCTAGCTCCCTAGCTGCTCCCTTGCAGGTCAACGGAATGAAAGAGAGTGATCTAGGGAGCACAGGGGGGCTAGAGAGCGGTGTAGAAACACACACCCCTCCCCGCCCCCTAGGTCAGTGGCGCGTGTCGGGTGAACCACTCCGCCCGCCCGGAGACGTGGCATGAGAACGGCATCCGGGAGACCTTGCGCCCACCCAACCACACCAGGGGCACCCCGAAAGTCCCCCAGATTCCTACTACGTCAGCAGAAATGAGGCACGCATGACCACCTGCACCAAGTGTGAAGCCACATGGGGCGGAATGCATACCTGCCACTGCAGCGGATGCCACCACACCTTCTCCAGCCTGAGCGCCTTCGACCTCCACCGCCGAGGCGATCAATGCCGAACACCCTCCGACGCCGGCCTCGTCCTCGCCGACCGCGCCTACCCCTGCTTCACACGCCCCACCGACCACGAACACCCCCACTGGACCACTGACGGGCAAGGAGTCCTCGCATGACCCTCAACAGGTTCGGCGAAGACGTCGAAGCCGCCACCCCCAGCAACAGGCCCCATCACCTCGACTGCAAACGCGGATGGCTTGGCCAAGACCTCGACGGTCGCCCCATCCCCTGCATCCAATGCAAACCCCACCTCGCCCATCGCAACTACCTGACCGGAGGCGCAGCATGAGAGACACCTTCTCAGAGGCGTTCCGACTCGCATCCCTCGCCGCAGACATCAACGAGGACTCAGGCCAGTCGGCGCTCGTCGAAGCCGTCAACGAACTCGACGTTGAACAGCTTCGACCCATCATCTTCGCCCAAGCACACCTCGCCGCCATGCTCACCAGCGAAATCGCCAACAACCACGACCTCCCCGGCGAACACCCCGAAATCCTCGCCAACGTCGCACACGGACTCCAAACCACGGCACGGCAACCATGACCGCCGCGACCGGTCGACCACCAACAACGCGGGAGACGATTGCACCCGACGTCGCCAAGCTCCACGCGGAAGGCCACGGACGAAACGAGATCGCTCGGCAACTCGACTGCTCCCCAAGCACCGTCACCAAAGCAGCAGAGATCGCCGGCGTCACATTCGACCGAACCGCCACAGTCCAGGCAACAGAAGCCGCCAAGCTCGACGCAAAGGCGCGACGATCACGTCTCGCGGTCCGCTGGCTCGACATCGCCGAACAAGCACTCGACGCCATCAGCCCACACAACCCCCGAGACGCCCGCGACCTGGCAGTCGTCGCCGGTGTCGCCACAGACAAGTCGCTACGCCTCGACGAGTTCGACAACACCGATTCCGACTACGCCACGGTGGATGTCTGGCTCGCCGCGATGCTCACAACCAACCCAGGGACCGAACGATGAGCCGCAGCGCAATGTTCCATGCGTGCGCGCACGCGAGACCGGATGGGAGGCACCCATGGCTATACCGAAGCTGAGCGAGGAGGACGAGGCGAAGATCCGGGAGGGTCACCACCAGGGACGTTCGTTGAACTCGATTGCCCGGGACCTCGGCGTCAATCCATCGACCGTGAGTCGGTGGGCGAAGCGTGAGGGCTTGCTATGGACGGGTGTGCCGGCAGCCTCGACAGCCGTTCGGGATCGGCTGGCCTACAACCGTCTCAGGCTGGCGGAGGCCGCGCTCGCCGATGCTCTTGCGATACGTGAGCGGCTGTGGGAGTCCCATGAGGTCATCGTCAACACCCCGGCAGGACCGGAGCGTATGACGATGGACCTCCCCGACGCGAAGGCGACCGCGGAGTTCTCGAAGGCTGTCGAACGCCTGGCCAACACTCATAGTGCGTTGTCCGAGTACACCAAGGGCGCCAGTACGGAAGCCGCCAAGTCGATGCTCATGCAGATGCAGGAGGCGTTGGAGAGGTTCGCGGGCGAGTACGACGAGGAGAACGGCGGTCAGGAGCCACCGACTCCGACTGATGCCGAGATCGACGCCGAGATAGCGGCACTCGCCGACGAAACGGCTGGGTGACCACGGCGTGACCACACACCCTGCAACCTGTGCGAATGCACCTCCCATCGGAGAACAAATCCGCAAGTACATGCACCACAACACAAACCGTCCACAGGAGGACACCTTGAAGATCACCGACACTGTTCGACGTTTCACCCAGGCCGCAGCCAAGGCCACCGAGGCAGCCGATGCGGCAACCGCCGCCGCCACCGAAGCCGACAACGCCGCGGCCGCCGCCGTGGAAAGCGAGACCGCACTGGAGCAGCGGATCATGGCCGGCGAGGACGTCGACCCCAACGCGCTCGACAAGGCCACCACGTCGACCCGCTTCGCCAAGCTGAAGGCAGTGGCCGCCCGCCGAGCCGCGGAGAAGGCCACCGAGGCGGCGGAGGAAGCACGGCAAGCCCGAGAGGTGGAGGAAGCCAAGGCCACGCTCGACCGGTTGCTGTCCGACACCGCACTCCAGCCTGTCCAGGACGCCTACATCGCGGCCGTGGACTCGATCCGCAACCTCATCGCCACCGTGGAACAGCGGATGACCGACGAAGACGCGATCGCCAGCGCGCAGGCAACCAGCCCGGACGAGCGGGCATTCAACACCGCCGCATGGAAGGTGCGCCATCCCTACTTCGCAGACCAGGGAGTTGACTGGCTGCGCGTGGCAATCGAGGAAGCACTCAACTTCCGGGCGCGGCCGAAGATCATGGGCGGCGCCGGCGGTAGCACTGCACAGACCCGGGAATGGCCCATGAGCTTCCACCGCATCCAGGAAATTCTCTGAGAGGACTGATCCCAATGGACGATTTCACCAGCATCACCGATCCGGGCGAACGGCTCCGCGCTATCCGCCAGTCGATGGAGGACAAGGCGGCGAGCCGCCCCCGTGTCGACAACCAGGGCCGACGTCTCGACAGGGAGAAGCCCGACCCGACCCGGCGCTGGGACGGGCACGGTCGATTGATCGCAGAGTCGCCTGGTGACGACAACCCGTAACACCCCAAGATGGCCCCGGCTTCGGCTGGGGCCATCGCGGTTGGTGCAGGAATCGCTGGTGACCACCACGTGACCACCCATACCGCGACCAGCGCAAACACACCCCCAATCGGATTCTCAATCCGCAGGTTCACAACTGAAGACAGGAGCCACACATGGTAAACCGAGACGACAAGGCCCCGCCCAGCTACGACGATCTGACATCGATGCTCTCCGGCCTCGACGACGGTGCGACCGAAAGTGTCCAACTCGCGCTGTCGATGATGAGCACAGAAGAGCTCCGCGACCTGAGTGTCGCCATGCAGGAAGTCATGCAGCACCATCGCCTGCTTTTCGCTCTGATGCATGACGTTCTCGCCCG includes these proteins:
- a CDS encoding DUF6011 domain-containing protein; this encodes MNDHIETGGHQERKEQELLAELRELGYRPAVRCLSCGQWLVAHKSIQRHLGPVCARRAKDTAA
- a CDS encoding AAA family ATPase, whose amino-acid sequence is MIAFNRVINAFENAGLTVTHRGSGRASAQAPGHSPADRSVTITETVGRVLVHPHAGETLDQVLGAVGLAITDLFDDPKGITYEYPDGRKVSRTPAKKFSQAGNTKGNQIYRADRLANSTTVYMVEGEQDVHALESEGVTATCTAMGAGKAHLADLTPLYGKTVIVVQDKDEPGRKHAAQVAELLDGKATVVIVEAKVGKDAADHIAAGLGVDDFQMVETPAAESAELPGPYNAEAEAEFARPKLWRATELVAARQPQWLAKGRIPRSAITLLVGGEGIGKSAAWVWVASPVTTGRAVPEFGIPARDPEDVIVIVTEDDWASTVRPRLEVAGADLDRIHVICAEQDGSGAPTFPADIHLITNSHVRPGLVVVDAWLDTVPGGLSVKDPQQARRALHPWREAATQTGAAVMLLTHTNRISTGNARDMYGASGELRKKARMSLFAQADPEHEGCVLIGPEKSNLVGKVPASRFRMDSVQHFAPTEDDDGTVPKLVLIGESEQTMREHIADQYDDERGDGKEDRNGIEEWLMSFLNMGSQKANDVYSAADANGYSKDQAKRAKKKLGIKASRPGGEGPWFWSLPNLESIDPQLGSTPTPVSESALPSSLAAPLQVNGMKESDLGSTGGLESGVETHTPPRPLGQWRVSGEPLRPPGDVA
- a CDS encoding helix-turn-helix domain-containing protein; this encodes MTAATGRPPTTRETIAPDVAKLHAEGHGRNEIARQLDCSPSTVTKAAEIAGVTFDRTATVQATEAAKLDAKARRSRLAVRWLDIAEQALDAISPHNPRDARDLAVVAGVATDKSLRLDEFDNTDSDYATVDVWLAAMLTTNPGTER
- a CDS encoding helix-turn-helix domain-containing protein, encoding MAIPKLSEEDEAKIREGHHQGRSLNSIARDLGVNPSTVSRWAKREGLLWTGVPAASTAVRDRLAYNRLRLAEAALADALAIRERLWESHEVIVNTPAGPERMTMDLPDAKATAEFSKAVERLANTHSALSEYTKGASTEAAKSMLMQMQEALERFAGEYDEENGGQEPPTPTDAEIDAEIAALADETAG